Proteins from one Limanda limanda chromosome 4, fLimLim1.1, whole genome shotgun sequence genomic window:
- the setmar gene encoding histone-lysine N-methyltransferase SETMAR: MNVSVDRTMESTDRTVDLSHGLEDVPVLINCSAGVRTLPEFQYSPDNVEGPGCTADPSEVTLPGCSCCSLSCCAESCSCLEVHGPAYDGTGTLLDLSRTDSGYCSPVFECNTLCSCGDTCFNRVVQRGLRLRLEVYSTGNRGWGVRTLEPIPRGMFVCEYAGEVISFGEARRRQLTQRSEENNYIIAVREHAGTGTVMETFVDPAVVGNVGRFLNHSCEPNLLMLPVRVHSVVPRLALFAGRDIEAHEELTFDYSGGYSNQTPVEVLSTQRDTDVQANRTEGLQRKACLCGANKCVVFLPLDLSILK; encoded by the exons ATGAACGTGTCCGTGGACAGGACCATGGAGTCCACGGACAGGACTGTGGATTTGAGTCACGGTCTGGAGGATGTTCCTGTTCTGATTAACTGCAGCGCAGGCGTACGGACACTTCCTGAATTCCAG TATTCCCCAGATAACGTTGAGGGACCTGGATGCACAGCGGACCCCAGTGAAGTCACCCTCCCTGGATGCTCCTGCTGTTCCCTCTCCTGCTGCGCTGAGAGCTGCTCCTGCCTGGAGGTTCACGGGCCGGCATATGACGGCACCGGCACACTCCTGGACCTCAGCCGAACAGACTCTGGTTACTGCTCACCTGTGTTTGAGTGTAATACCCTTTGCTCCTGCGGCGACACCTGCTTTAACCGTGTTGTCCAGAGAGGACTCCGCCTCAGGCTGGAGGTTTACAGCACCGGGAACAGGGGCTGGGGTGTGCGGACATTAGAACCAATCCCACgtgggatgtttgtgtgtgaatatgcaggAGAGGTCATCAGTTTTGGGGAGGCCAGACGCAGACAGCTCACCCAGAGATCTGAAGAAAATAATTACATCATCGCTGTGAGGGAGCATGCAGGTACTGGCACCGTAATGGAGACGTTTGTGGACCCAGCTGTGGTGGGGAATGTAGGCCGCTTTCTGAATCATTCCTGCGAGCCCAACCTGCTCATGCTGCCGGTCCGTGTGCACTCTGTAGTCCCCCGACTGGCGCTGTTTGCTGGACGGGACATTGAGGCACACGAGGAGCTGACGTTTGACTACTCAGGAGGATACAGTAACCAAACACCAGTGGAGGTTCTGTCCACACAGAGGGACACTGACGTGCAGGCCAATAGGACAGAGGGACTTCAGAGGAAAGCGTGTCTCTGTGGCGCTAACAAGTGTGTAGTGTTCCTTCCACTGGATTTATCTATTCTCAAATAA
- the lrrn1 gene encoding leucine-rich repeat neuronal protein 1 encodes MARRRLDCFLLGQVLAGLILASIGLSFVQSNDCPQLCVCEIRPWFTPQSTYREAITVDCNDLRLTRIPGNLSSETQVLLLQSNYIARTSEELEQLFNLTELDLSQNNFSIIRDVGLNNMSQLTTLHLEENQIREMPDYCLQDLSNLQELYINHNQINTISANAFSGLHNLLRLHLNSNKLTTISSQWFESTPNLEILMIGENPVVGIMEFNFKPLGNLRSLVLAGMDLTDIPGNAFVGLDNLESLSFYDNKLVRVPQRALQKLPNLKFLDLNKNPVHKIQEGDFKNMLRLKELGINNMGEMVSFDRYALDNLPELTKLEATNNPKFSFINHLAFRDVPALESLMLNNNALNALYQSTVDSLPNIREISIHTNPLRCDCVIQWMSSNKTSVRFMEPLAMLCAMPTEVRGKCVREVLQKNLANQCLPMISHDTFPSHLNLDIAMTVDLDCRAMSQPEPEIYWVTPMGNKVMIDTPSDKYSLSSEGTLRISQIQVEDSGRYTCVAQNSEGADTRVIAIRVNGTLLDSTQLMKIYVKQTEPHSILVSWKINSNVMTSNLKWSSATMKIDNPHITYTAKVPVDVHEYNLTHLQPATEYEVCLTVSNVQQQMQKSCVNVTTKQAAFAVEISDQGTNTALAAVMGTMFAIVSLAFLGVYIAKRWKRKNYHHSLKKYMQKTSSIPLNELYPPLINLWEADSEKEKEVSSETKPSQVDTTRSYYMW; translated from the coding sequence ATGGCTAGACGGAGGCTAGACTGTTTTCTTCTAGGCCAGGTGCTCGCTGGCCTGATCCTGGCATCTATAGGCCTATCCTTTGTCCAAAGCAATGACTGTCCCCAGCTATGTGTGTGCGAGATCCGACCATGGTTTACCCCCCAGTCCACCTACAGAGAAGCAATCACTGTAGACTGCAATGACCTACGTTTAACACGCATCCCTGGGAACCTCTCCAGTGAAACTCAGGTTCTCCTCCTACAGAGCAACTACATTGCCAGGACAagtgaggagctggagcagctctTCAACCTGACTGAGCTGGACTTGTCCCAGAACAACTTCAGCATCATTCGGGATGTTGGCCTCAACAATATGTCCCAGCTCACCACCCTTCACCTGGAAGAGAATCAGATAAGAGAAATGCCAGACTACTGTCTGCAGGATCTCAGCAACCTACAGGAGCTCTACATCAACCACAATCAGATCAACACCATCTCTGCCAATGCCTTTTCTGGGCTCCACAACCTGCTCAGGCTTCACCTCAACTCCAACAAGCTGACAACTATTAGCAGCCAGTGGTTTGAATCTACGCCCAATCTAGAGATCCTTATGATCGGGGAGAACCCTGTTGTTGGAATAATGGAATTTAATTTTAAGCCCCTGGGCAACCTAAGAAGCCTGGTTTTGGCTGGAATGGACTTGACAGACATCCCCGGAAATGCCTTTGTGGGACTTGACAATCTTGAGAGCCTCTCTTTCTATGACAATAAATTGGTCAGAGTTCCTCAGAGAGCTCTTCAGAAGTTACCTAACCTCAAGTTCTTGGATTTGAATAAAAACCCAGTGCACAAGATTCAGGAAGGAGATTTCAAGAACATGCTGAGGCTGAAGGAGCTGGGAATAAACAACATGGGAGAGATGGTTTCTTTTGATCGTTATGCTTTGGACAACCTTCCTGAACTCACTAAGCTGGAGGCTACAAACAACCCTAAGTTCTCCTTCATCAATCATCTGGCCTTTCGTGATGTCCCTGCCTTGGAAAGTCTAATGCTCAACAATAATGCACTGAACGCCCTCTATCAGTCGACAGTGGATTCCCTCCCTAACATACGTGAGATCAGCATTCACACTAACCCTCTTCGCTGTGACTGTGTTATCCAGTGGATGAGCTCCAACAAGACCAGCGTCCGCTTTATGGAACCTCTGGCCATGTTGTGTGCCATGCCAACCGAGGTCAGGGGTAAGTGTGTGAGGGAGGTGCTGCAGAAGAACTTAGCAAACCAGTGCTTGCCCATGATTTCTCATGACACTTTCCCAAGCCACCTCAATTTGGACATTGCCATGACCGTGGACTTGGACTGCAGAGCCATGTCCCAGCCTGAGCCTGAAATCTACTGGGTGACGCCTATGGGGAACAAGGTAATGATAGACACCCCATCTGACAAGTACAGCCTCAGCAGTGAAGGGACATTGAGAATTTCTCAGATCCAAGTAGAAGACTCTGGCAGATACACCTGTGTGGCTCAAAACTCAGAGGGAGCTGACACAAGAGTGATAGCGATACGGGTAAACGGCACTCTTTTAGACAGCACTCAGCTTATGAAGATCTACGTCAAACAGACCGAACCCCACTCAATCCTTGTTTCCTGGAAAATAAACTCAAACGTGATGACCTCGAACCTCAAGTGGTCATCTGCCACCATGAAAATAGACAACCCACATATCACTTACACTGCCAAAGTACCTGTGGATGTCCATGAGTACAACCTCACGCATTTACAACCAGCAACTGAGTACGAAGTGTGCCTCACGGTCTCTAACGTTCAGCAACAAATGCAAAAGTCTTGTGTGAATGTGACGACAAAGCAAGCAGCCTTCGCTGTGGAAATATCTGACCAGGGGACCAACACTGCTCTTGCAGCTGTCATGGGAACAATGTTTGCAATCGTCAGTCTGGCCTTTCTGGGTGTGTACATTGCTAAGAGGTGGAAAAGGAAAAACTATCACCATtcactgaaaaaatacatgcaaAAAACCTCCTCAATACCACTAAATGAGTTATACCCTCCTCTCATCAACTTGTGGGAGGCGGACAGTGAGAAGGAAAAAGAGGTCTCCTCTGAGACCAAACCCAGCCAGGTGGACACCACACGCAGCTATTACATGTGGTGA